A stretch of DNA from Thermanaerosceptrum fracticalcis:
CGGCAGTATACGAAACAGCGCCGATGTGGTGAAGGCTATTGCTCTGGGGGCTGATGCCGTTTATATTGCTACCGGTGCCCTCATTGCCCTGGGCTGTCACATGTGCCAGAAATGTTTTACCGGCAAGTGCAACTGGGGTATCGCCACCCAGGATCCCCAGCTGGTCAAACGCTTAAATCCCGAAATCGGGGCCCAACGGGCCGCCAATTTACTGCGGGCCTGGAAGCATGAGATTAAAGAAATGCTGGGCGGTATGGGTATTAACGCTATTGAAAGCTTGCGTGGAAACCGCCTGATGCTGCGGGGGATCGGTTTGACGGAAAAAGAGCTGCAGATTCTCGGAATCAGCGCTGTGGGAGAATAGGAGGGCTTTCATGAAAAGGGTATATGCCAGGGAAGAGTTCTGTGTGGGCTGTCGCTTGTGTCAAGTTCATTGTGTGACGGCTCACTCACCATATAAAAATGATATAGTGAAGGCTTTCAAGAAAAGCAATCCCCGCCCCTTACCCAGGGTCATTGTGGAAGAGAACCGTCCCCTCTCCTTTGCTTTACAGTGCCGCCACTGTGAGGAGGCCAACTGTACCAAAGCGTGTATCACAGGGGCTATGCAGAAGGACCCTGTAACCGGTGTGGTGACCAATGACGAAACACGCTGTGTGGGCTGCTGGACCTGCATCTTGGTCTGCCCCCACGGAGCCATTGTCCAGGACGAACGGGGCAAAAAGGTGGCCGCTAAATGCGACCTCTGCAGCGGCCTGAAAGAGATGCCTGCCTGTGTCCAGCATTGTCCCAATGGAGCGCTTCTTTACCAGGAAGACGAATCTCAGGTTAGGGCTTAAGGAGGGGAGAAAATATGGAATACGTAATCATTGGCAATTCTGCCGCAGCTATCGGGGCTGTGGAGGGAATTCGCAAAGTTGATGCAGATAACCCTATTACCATCATTGCAGCCGAACCGTACCATACCTATTCCCGGCCCTTAATTTCTTACTACCTGGCCGGTAAGGTGAGCGAGGATAAAATGTATTACCGTCCCCGGGATTATTACGAAAAATACGGGGTAAACTTCCGTGGCGGTGTGGCCGCTTCCGGGATTGATGTGGAACAAAAGAAAGTGATTTTGGCTGACGGAGCGGAAGTTTCTTATGATAAACTGCTCATCGCCACAGGGGGTAAACCCTTTATTCCTCCCATGGAGGGATTGGATAAAGAAGAGATTTACACCTTTCAAAAGTGGGATGATGTTAAGGCCATTGGGCAGGTAGCCCGGATTAATAAAAAAGCCGTCATCATCGGCGCCGGCTTAATCGGCATGAAGGCAGCCGAAGCCCTTTATTATGCAGGTGTAGATGTGACAGTGATAGAACTGGCTAACCGGGTTCTCAGTTCCATTCTCGATGAAAATGCAGCCAGTATCGTCCAGAATGTGATGGAAGAACGCGGGATAAAATTTGTTTTAAATACAACGGTATCCCGGATTTTGGGGGATAAAGCCGTGACAGGTGTGTTGCTGGCCAACGGGGAAGAACTGGAATGCGATTTTCTCATCGTAGCCATTGGG
This window harbors:
- a CDS encoding 4Fe-4S dicluster domain-containing protein, coding for MKRVYAREEFCVGCRLCQVHCVTAHSPYKNDIVKAFKKSNPRPLPRVIVEENRPLSFALQCRHCEEANCTKACITGAMQKDPVTGVVTNDETRCVGCWTCILVCPHGAIVQDERGKKVAAKCDLCSGLKEMPACVQHCPNGALLYQEDESQVRA
- a CDS encoding NAD(P)/FAD-dependent oxidoreductase translates to MEYVIIGNSAAAIGAVEGIRKVDADNPITIIAAEPYHTYSRPLISYYLAGKVSEDKMYYRPRDYYEKYGVNFRGGVAASGIDVEQKKVILADGAEVSYDKLLIATGGKPFIPPMEGLDKEEIYTFQKWDDVKAIGQVARINKKAVIIGAGLIGMKAAEALYYAGVDVTVIELANRVLSSILDENAASIVQNVMEERGIKFVLNTTVSRILGDKAVTGVLLANGEELECDFLIVAIGVIPNTDPVKNTPVRVNRGILVDEKMATSVPDVYAAGDVTEGRDAILQVDRVIPILPNAYKQGEVAGQNMAGAQVTFSGGFAMNAIGFFGFPMTTAGILAAQGPEYEEVIISHPKDRVYRKLVLKDDQIVGYIALKEINRIGMLTSLISEKIPVKLFKDKLLKKDFGYIDWPDELRKERMLAGGSSR